The Mangifera indica cultivar Alphonso chromosome 19, CATAS_Mindica_2.1, whole genome shotgun sequence nucleotide sequence CACTGTTGCTGTTCCTTCTCTTGTTCTTGCTATCTTCGCTGTTGGTTTTGTTACTTgatgaagaatttgaagaattCTGTGACTTTTCTTTGTCCTCCTTTTGGCTCAAACACCAATTGCATATTTCGTATGATTCAGCTTTCGGATACAGATTGCTGCAGTATCTGTAAAGAAATTGAATCAATAACATCGATCAATGAAAGGAAACACAAGAAGAACATCCAGCTGATTAAAAACATACCTGTGTTGAGATCTGAATTGGCAAATCTTGCAGCGGAAAAGCTCGTTAGACAGACCAAAATCTCCACACATGCAGCACTCGGGGGCCGACTGTGAATCTCTTGATGTTGCAGAAATATTACCTTCTTTGTTTGCTGTCATATTGTTTCATAGGAAAGaagaggagaaaagagagagagaaagagaaatgatCAGTCGGACGGCTACACAAGGGGTAAAAAATTTAGTTGAAGCTCGAATATATATTAGGTGGccatttaattaattgaataaaaaaagaggGATATCAATTTCATTGTCGCATGTATGAAGAGACTTGTTTATACCAAGGAAGACATTATGGTGGGcctaaaataaattctttttttctttttcttttttattaattaaaaaaaaaaaagaatggtaGATGGaagaatatgaaatatataaatatatatttattatgtt carries:
- the LOC123203296 gene encoding uncharacterized protein LOC123203296 is translated as MTANKEGNISATSRDSQSAPECCMCGDFGLSNELFRCKICQFRSQHRYCSNLYPKAESYEICNWCLSQKEDKEKSQNSSNSSSSNKTNSEDSKNKRRNSNSVNHGGLKATQRSNLQLQIKKPIKKQNSPERSPSTRKRIITNGALEEKLRRTRSEEITNNRVITKPLYRNKVRRYKLLDEVSS